The Sphaerospermopsis torques-reginae ITEP-024 genome has a window encoding:
- a CDS encoding chromosome segregation ATPase: MTDRDISDSWSPTRARKPDPNTRLSRTPEVGTTQSSGVPPTGSNFKSVTQQQDNNSEGLPVNNYSEESFDTGKKWGKLPSWMKSWVMWSILLTLIPSSIGFISMSMLLKLPSAPNCPKIFWPLASASVRLHCASLAASKQNVNDLLQAIALVRELPENHPLRGQINGLLEEWSRDILKLAEESFQSGNLEEAIATARQVPEDLEARNIVEEQITKWQSTWSKAEEIYDETLKELGERRWQSAFMLSSKLLRINNQYWSMTKYDELNRIIVTAREDGDKLDKAEGLAKSSSVDKVLQAIKLAESIKSDSYLYQKAQELIPEFGRKMLKLAQSSMDRRDADTALEIARKIPPIAELQSEIDDFIVLGEAQRSAWTGTVAGLESAISQAQQIDASREVYIKAQELIARWQLEIEDVSRLEKARTLASQGTINDLTAAISEVQQIPGSNPRASEARQEINRWQSQVETIEDRPYLDRAEQIALLEDINSLQTAIAEASQIRSGRALYPEARKKISNWTAKIQRIQDQPYLDQARIIADSGDLNSAIREAQKIASSGRALASEAQAAVDTWQEQIRARENWKKAREVAIAGTPEALAEAIRIADRVSNRNILRMDVNVAIDQWSQQILQMARSQSEFDIPRSIETARLIPRGSSAYRDAQLQIRTWRQFLIPRTSPTTLPTSSLESLPTPSPEIESSPSSTGNGL; this comes from the coding sequence ATGACAGATCGGGATATTTCAGACAGTTGGTCTCCAACCAGAGCCAGAAAACCAGATCCCAATACAAGATTATCCCGAACTCCAGAAGTCGGGACAACTCAATCATCTGGTGTCCCTCCTACTGGTTCTAACTTTAAATCAGTGACGCAGCAACAAGATAACAATTCAGAAGGATTACCTGTAAATAACTATTCAGAGGAATCTTTTGATACTGGGAAAAAATGGGGAAAATTGCCAAGCTGGATGAAAAGCTGGGTGATGTGGTCAATTTTATTAACATTGATTCCTAGCAGTATCGGGTTTATATCAATGTCGATGCTGTTAAAATTGCCGTCAGCGCCAAATTGCCCAAAAATCTTTTGGCCTTTAGCTAGTGCTTCTGTACGTTTACATTGCGCTTCCTTAGCAGCTTCTAAGCAGAATGTGAACGACTTACTGCAAGCGATCGCACTGGTAAGAGAATTACCAGAAAATCACCCACTCAGGGGACAGATTAATGGTTTGTTAGAGGAGTGGTCAAGGGATATTTTAAAGCTGGCTGAGGAAAGTTTCCAATCTGGGAATTTAGAAGAAGCGATCGCCACTGCCAGGCAAGTTCCTGAAGACTTAGAAGCTCGTAATATTGTAGAAGAGCAAATTACTAAATGGCAGTCTACTTGGTCCAAGGCAGAAGAAATCTATGACGAAACATTAAAAGAACTCGGAGAAAGACGCTGGCAGTCAGCTTTTATGCTGTCATCTAAATTGCTCCGCATCAACAATCAATATTGGTCAATGACCAAGTACGATGAACTAAACCGGATTATTGTTACAGCGCGGGAAGACGGTGATAAGCTCGATAAAGCTGAAGGTCTGGCAAAAAGTAGCTCAGTAGATAAGGTTTTACAAGCTATTAAGTTAGCTGAATCAATCAAGTCGGATAGCTACCTGTATCAAAAAGCTCAGGAATTAATTCCTGAATTTGGGCGCAAAATGCTGAAATTAGCACAATCCAGCATGGATAGGCGAGATGCTGATACAGCATTAGAAATTGCTAGAAAAATTCCGCCTATTGCTGAATTACAATCAGAAATTGATGATTTTATTGTTTTAGGTGAAGCCCAAAGAAGTGCGTGGACAGGTACGGTTGCTGGTTTAGAGAGCGCCATTTCCCAAGCTCAACAAATTGATGCTTCTAGGGAAGTGTATATTAAAGCACAAGAATTAATTGCTCGTTGGCAACTAGAAATTGAAGATGTTTCTCGTTTAGAAAAAGCGCGAACCCTAGCTAGTCAAGGTACAATCAACGATTTAACGGCAGCAATATCCGAAGTTCAACAGATTCCCGGTAGCAATCCCCGCGCTTCAGAAGCAAGACAGGAAATAAATCGCTGGCAGTCCCAAGTAGAAACTATTGAAGACAGACCTTATTTAGACCGTGCTGAACAAATAGCTTTGTTAGAAGATATTAACTCCTTGCAAACTGCGATCGCAGAAGCTAGTCAAATTCGCTCTGGTCGTGCATTATATCCAGAAGCACGGAAAAAAATCAGTAATTGGACGGCGAAAATTCAGCGTATTCAAGACCAACCTTATTTAGATCAAGCACGAATTATTGCTGACAGTGGTGATTTAAATAGTGCTATTAGGGAAGCTCAAAAAATCGCTTCATCAGGAAGGGCGCTGGCTAGTGAAGCACAAGCAGCAGTCGATACTTGGCAAGAACAAATTAGGGCGAGAGAAAACTGGAAAAAAGCTAGAGAAGTTGCTATTGCTGGCACACCAGAAGCTTTAGCTGAGGCCATCCGCATAGCTGATCGAGTTTCCAACCGTAACATTTTACGCATGGATGTCAACGTTGCTATTGATCAATGGAGTCAGCAAATATTACAAATGGCACGTTCTCAAAGCGAGTTTGATATTCCTAGAAGTATTGAAACTGCAAGATTAATTCCTCGTGGTAGTTCTGCTTACAGAGATGCTCAACTACAAATTAGAACTTGGAGACAATTCCTAATTCCTCGGACATCACCTACAACATTACCTACATCATCGCTGGAGTCATTACCCACACCATCACCGGAAATAGAATCATCTCCATCATCAACTGGTAATGGGTTGTAA
- a CDS encoding type II toxin-antitoxin system HicA family toxin → MGRLAGFSYREVTQKLGKLGFQFYRSAKGDHEIWFNPATNQKTTIPHHREIKEGTLRNILKQAQVDVDIFLDV, encoded by the coding sequence ATGGGGAGATTAGCAGGTTTTTCTTATCGAGAAGTTACTCAGAAATTAGGAAAATTGGGTTTTCAATTTTATCGTTCAGCAAAAGGAGATCACGAAATCTGGTTTAACCCAGCAACCAATCAAAAAACAACCATTCCTCATCATCGAGAGATTAAGGAAGGAACTCTCAGAAATATCCTCAAACAAGCTCAAGTTGATGTTGATATTTTTCTTGATGTTTAG
- a CDS encoding type II toxin-antitoxin system HicB family antitoxin, with amino-acid sequence MQTIIRLKVEKFIEGGQEYFVATSDDLQGLVAEGKTAKEAIEIAEDVAKVLLELEKENNQIFQLQDLPSQFEYPLIIEV; translated from the coding sequence ATGCAAACAATAATTAGACTAAAAGTAGAAAAATTTATTGAAGGTGGTCAGGAATATTTTGTCGCCACCAGTGATGATTTACAGGGCTTAGTTGCAGAAGGAAAAACAGCAAAAGAAGCAATAGAAATTGCTGAAGATGTAGCCAAAGTATTATTAGAGTTGGAAAAAGAAAATAATCAAATTTTTCAACTTCAAGATTTGCCATCTCAATTTGAATATCCCCTAATTATTGAGGTATAA